CGGGGTCAGGTCGGCATCGCCGGGCAGGCGGTCCCCGATCCACGCCTTCCCGCCGGCCTCGATCGTGGCATCGAGCCGGTTCGAGGCCGTCTCGTCCGCGCCGACGATGCGGAAGTTGTCCGGGTTGCGCCGCACGACCTCGGCGAGCCAGCCGCCCAGCACCCGCGTGGCCTCGGCGACCGCCCCGCCCGGGGCGGGCACGTCGACGGCGTACTCCCGGAAGTCCGGGAGGTGGAGGTCGCGGGTGAGATGGCCGCCGTTCGTGTGGGGATTGGCGCTCATGCGCCGCGTGCCGGTGGGATTGAGGCGGCGGGGCAACTCGGCGAGGCGCCCGTCGGCGTCGAACAACTCCTCGGGCCGGTAGCTGCGCATCCACTCCTCGAGCCGGCGGCGATGCGCGGCGTTCTCGCGCACCCCACTGAGCGGCACCTGGTGTGCTCGATGGGTGTTCTCGACCGGGGTGCCGTCGACCTCCCGCGGCCCGGTCCAGCCCTTCGGCGTGGCGAACACGAGGACCGGCCACGCCGGCCGGATCGTCTCCCCGCCGGCGCGGGCCGCGTGTTGGATACGGGCGATCTCGTCGAGCACCTGGTCCAGCACCTGCGCGAACCGCGTGTGGACGGCGCGCGGGTCCTCCCCGTCGAAGCCGCCCGAGAACCAGTACGGCCGGTAGCCGTAGCCGGTGAGCAGCGCGGTCAGCTCCTCCGGTGAGATGCGGGCCAGCACCGCCGGATTGGCGATCTTGTAGCCGTTGAGGTGCAGGATCGGCAGCACGGCGCCGTCGGTGACCGGGTCGAGGAACTTGTTGGAGTGCCAGGAGGCGGCGAGCGGCCCGGTCTCCGCCTCGCCGTCGCCGATGACCGCGGCCACGATCAGGCCGGGGTTGTCGAAGGCCGCACCGTAGGCGTGGGCGAGGGAGTAGCCCAGTTCCCCGCCCTCGTGGATGGAGCCGGGCGTCTCGGGCGCGACGTGGCTGGGGATCCCCCCGGGGAAGGAGAACTGTCGGAAGAGCGCGCGCATCCCCTCGGCGTCGTCCCCGACCGCCGAGTAGATCTCGCTGTAGGTTCCCTCGAGCCACGCGGCCGACACGAGCGACGGGCCGCCGTGGCCCGGACCGGAGACATAGAACATGTCGAGGTCCCGTTCGATGATCGCCCGGTTCAGGTGCGCGTACAGGAAGTTCTGCCCGGGGGAGGTGCCCCAGTGCCCGAGGAGTCGGGGTTTGATGTGCTCGGCTCGCAACGGCTCCCGCAGGAGCGGGTTGTCGAGCAGGTAGATCTGCCCGACCGAGAGATAGTTCGCGGCCCGCCACCAGGCATCGAGCGCAGCCACCTGTGTCTGATCCATCCGTCCACCATCGCGCGCCGGGCCCGGCCGGACCAGGGGGAGGGGGCTGGAAAAACGGCCCGTCCGCGGGATGCGACTAGGCTGGCGGGGCGTACATGGGCCGAGACGAACGTGGGAGAACCGGTTGCCTCAACTTGACAGCAGCGTCCGGGCGGAGGAATCCGCCGTCGCCGAGCAGCGACTGCCGGCGGCCGTCCTGTGGGACATGGACGGCACGCTCATCGACACCGAACCGCAGTGGATCGGCGCCGAGATGGCGCTCTCCCGCGCCCATGGGGGCACGTGGGACGAGGGCCTGGCCATGGAGCTCATCGGCAAGGCGCTCACCGACAGCGCCGCCCTGCTGCGCGAGCGCGCCGGGATTCCGCTCGGAGACGAGGAGCTCGTCGAGGCCCTCATCGGGCAGGTCGTCGAGAAGGTCCGCGCGGGCGAGGCCGCCTGGCGGCCCGGAGCAGTCGAGCTGCTCGCGGCCCTGCGGGCGGCCGGCGTCCCCTGCGTGCTCGTGACGATGTCCTATGCCCGGCTCGCGGACGTGGTCGTCGACATGCTTCCCCCGGGCAGCTTCGCGGCGCGCGTCACCGGCGACATGGTCACCCGCGGCAAGCCGCACCCGGAGCCGTACCTGACCGCGGCCGAACGCATCGGGGTCGACATCGCCGACTGCGTGGCGATCGAGGACTCCGTCCCCGGCGTCGCATCGGCGCTCGCCTCGGGCGCCCGGGTCCTCGGGGTGCCGGCGCACGTGCCCCTGCAGGCGGAGCCGGGCGTGCGGATCATCGAGACCCTCGCCCGCGTGGCGCCCACCGATCTCCTCCCGCTCACGGATCCCGACGCCGCATGAGAACCCCGGCCGCACCTCGGCCGTCCTCCTCCCGCCGTTCGACCACCCCGGGCCTGCGCGTCGGCTCCGTCGCGGGGGCTCCGATCGTGCTCACCCGCGGGTGGGCGCTCATCGCCGTCGTGCTCGTGGTGCTCTTCACCCCGATCGTGCAGAGCCGGCTCGGGATCACGGGCCTGCTGCCGGCCGGGGCGATCGCGCTCGCGATCCCGCTGCTGCTCGCGCTGAGCGTGCTCGCCCACGAACTCGCGCACGGGCTCACCGCCCGCCGCGCCGGCTACGACGTCGACGAGTTCGTCATCTCCCTGTGGGGCGGACACACCTCCTTCGCCCGCGACATCGATCGCCCGGGCGCCTCGGCGCTCGTCGCCGTCGTCGGTCCGCTCGCCAACGCGGCGATCGCGGTGGCGTGCTGGTGGGCGGTCATGGTCACGCCCGGGCACGCCATCGGCTTTTTCCTGCTCACCACGATCGCGATCACGAACGCCGTGGTGGCCGTGTTCAACCTCGTGCCCGCGCTCCCGCTCGACGGCGGCCGCCTCCTCGAGGCACTCATCTGGAAGATCACCGGGGACCGCTACCTCGGGATGCGGATCAGCGGCCGCTGCGGGCAGGTCGCGGCCGTGCTCATCGCCGTGGGAGTCCTCGGCTGGCCCCTGCTCTCGGGGCGGCGCCCCGAGCTGACCACCGCGATCTGGGGCATCCTCATCGCGGGCGTCATCTGGCAGGGCGCCGCGGCGAGCGTTCGCGTGGCCCGGGCGCGGGCCCGGGCGGCCGACTTCGACGTGCACCACTTCCTCCGCCCCGCCCGGCTGCTCCCCGAGGCGGCGAGCGTGGCCGACGTCCAGGCCCTGCCCACCCTCGTCCTCGACGCCTCCGGCCGCCCCCTCGGCGTCGTCGACGGCGCCGCGCTCGCCGCCGTACCCGGGCCAGTCCGCGCCGGCACACCCGTGACCGCGGTGCTCGACGCGAGCGCGCCGGTCGCCGTCATGACCGAGACGGCGGGCCCCGCCGCGCTCGGCCAGTTGGCGCAGATCCTCCAGCATCGCAGCGGCAACGTGACCGTCGTCATGAGGGACGGCGCCGCCACAGCCATCGTCGACGTCACCGCCGTCATCCATCGCCTCGAGACCGGCGGCTGAGCCGCCGTCGACAGGCCGCGGACGACGTCTGCGGCGCCAGCGGGATCAAGGCGTCCGGCCGGTGCGAGCGGCTCAATTAGACTGGCCGGTCGTGAGCATCGAACCCACCGGCGCCGACGTGCGCCGAGGCCCCTTCCGCGCGGGCGACAAGGTCCAGTTGACCGACCCCAAGGGGCGGCTGTCCACG
The window above is part of the Pseudactinotalea sp. HY158 genome. Proteins encoded here:
- a CDS encoding site-2 protease family protein, with protein sequence MRTPAAPRPSSSRRSTTPGLRVGSVAGAPIVLTRGWALIAVVLVVLFTPIVQSRLGITGLLPAGAIALAIPLLLALSVLAHELAHGLTARRAGYDVDEFVISLWGGHTSFARDIDRPGASALVAVVGPLANAAIAVACWWAVMVTPGHAIGFFLLTTIAITNAVVAVFNLVPALPLDGGRLLEALIWKITGDRYLGMRISGRCGQVAAVLIAVGVLGWPLLSGRRPELTTAIWGILIAGVIWQGAAASVRVARARARAADFDVHHFLRPARLLPEAASVADVQALPTLVLDASGRPLGVVDGAALAAVPGPVRAGTPVTAVLDASAPVAVMTETAGPAALGQLAQILQHRSGNVTVVMRDGAATAIVDVTAVIHRLETGG
- a CDS encoding HAD family phosphatase; its protein translation is MPQLDSSVRAEESAVAEQRLPAAVLWDMDGTLIDTEPQWIGAEMALSRAHGGTWDEGLAMELIGKALTDSAALLRERAGIPLGDEELVEALIGQVVEKVRAGEAAWRPGAVELLAALRAAGVPCVLVTMSYARLADVVVDMLPPGSFAARVTGDMVTRGKPHPEPYLTAAERIGVDIADCVAIEDSVPGVASALASGARVLGVPAHVPLQAEPGVRIIETLARVAPTDLLPLTDPDAA
- a CDS encoding phosphoketolase, encoding MDQTQVAALDAWWRAANYLSVGQIYLLDNPLLREPLRAEHIKPRLLGHWGTSPGQNFLYAHLNRAIIERDLDMFYVSGPGHGGPSLVSAAWLEGTYSEIYSAVGDDAEGMRALFRQFSFPGGIPSHVAPETPGSIHEGGELGYSLAHAYGAAFDNPGLIVAAVIGDGEAETGPLAASWHSNKFLDPVTDGAVLPILHLNGYKIANPAVLARISPEELTALLTGYGYRPYWFSGGFDGEDPRAVHTRFAQVLDQVLDEIARIQHAARAGGETIRPAWPVLVFATPKGWTGPREVDGTPVENTHRAHQVPLSGVRENAAHRRRLEEWMRSYRPEELFDADGRLAELPRRLNPTGTRRMSANPHTNGGHLTRDLHLPDFREYAVDVPAPGGAVAEATRVLGGWLAEVVRRNPDNFRIVGADETASNRLDATIEAGGKAWIGDRLPGDADLTPTGRVLEVLSEHLCQGWLEGYLLTGRHGLFNSYEAFVHIVDSMFNQHAKWLKVTRTLPWRMPIPSLNYLLSSHVWRQDHNGFSHQDPGFIDHVVNKKADVIRVYLPPDANTLLSTYDHCLRSRDYVNVVVAGKQPQPQWLTIEEAVAHCTRGIGIWPWASNDAGDPDVVLACAGDVPTLETLAAADLLRTRLPELRVRVINVVDLMRLQDEREHPHGLPGREFDSLFTTDKHVVFAYHGYPWLIHRLTYRRTNHSRIHVRGYKEEGTTTTPFDMVMLNELDRFHLVMDVIDRVPGLGTRAAELRQEMADARTTARAYTRAHGEDPPEIREWTWPA